Genomic window (Lycium barbarum isolate Lr01 chromosome 2, ASM1917538v2, whole genome shotgun sequence):
tcacttgtgCTTACATATTATGAAGCTCGTGCGTCCCAGGTTATAAACATATCGTTTAAACCATTATTTATctcataaaacatagatcgaaCATATTAACATAGCGTAGGGGTAAACCGggcacaaaccaagcaaacatcacggaccaaacacgacccatgacccacatacatgtctacaggcctctaatacagacaacagaatcatatgatgggacagggccccgccgtacccaaaagaaATCATAAACACGAAACCATGTACAACAAGAGTTTTGTACCAAAAGTATGTGCTCCGGAttaaaggagcactccaaatagcagactgtgtaccctaggctggcgaaTCACCActgtaagcgtctgtacctgcgggcatgaaacacagcccccgaagaaagggggtcagtacggaatatgtactgagtatgtaaagcatgaaatacagaaaatcaGAACtgtaatcgaaacaagcagtacaagaataaataaatagtccagaatatcaaaatcactCACTTCCCAGGCCCAGGTACTACAGATCACCACATATCATATGAACCGATGTAACCTGGCAGAAGGGTTGATAAACGTACAGAGTTTGCAGACGCAACTCGTGCCTACCTAACTCATGTGTCAGACGGAATGTATGACAAACAGAATGCTCGGATGACGCCATATATCAAAAGGAATACGggactgataacgtccaaatccaccctattaattggaatgggcacggtcgtatgcaaatataatttacccaactatgagtcggggtcgaatcccacagagaacaatatgtaggcgattaggaaaagtaggaattttcaccaactacgctaaagccaaacgatagataatgttttggttttgtttgagagaattataactaatgtaaaaatgtaaactaacctagaaagcaagtaaaatgatcaatggccacaagcatggatacaagggaaactacgctcaagtaacgatccaatgtacttcatgatttacaaataatggtgagtttatattacttagcctcggataatgactctaaattagcttcttccgaagactaactagactacctaattgaatatccctaaagcaattaggagcattaagaacacccgaatatggctacaagtggtgtcgcctattcctaggtcgatttccattagatgagggttaacgccccaaattcttgttaattaatctttcccaatcccgagtttgcctcttccaagtttaaaccgaaataaatgggcaagtcttagggttagctactcccttaagaatcattcaaaatgagattaattaaagaaacaataactcacttcattaggaataaaatcattcaacacataagcaaaacaagagattcaatccaaactttaatcaagaatatttccataaacgaaattcaagtattgaaatgaaatactacacacataaatattcaatacatagcaagagtagaagaaatgggtaaagcatttctcattggtgtctccaaatcttctcttccaaggtgttggtgatgaaccctagcctccaagaacttgtgtgttgtgccaaagataatctgatattttgccctagttttctatttatatgaactgggatggaaggcatcgtcaaaatccgagttctggtcgaaaacgctgaaaaatccttcaatgcgatcgcgccacgtcactgcgcgatcgcgtgtaattgcttcgtttacggatcgcgaacgcgcgaagaggaaccgcgagcgcgtgatcttgccgcgcgatcgcgaagagcaatatttcgcgaaaatttccagaacttccagttatccccagttttgcaacttttttgcttgttttccacacttaggctctagggacctcgtataacctgaaacatgacaaaaaccacgtaaaataatacagacttgcttaaaaacaagtaaaacttatagttaaaaacatcgattatggtgtaaattcacgccacatcaatatGCAGATGACACAACCTTATTTTGCTCAGCAAATCCTGTTTCTTTGAGAAAGATGATGAAGGTGCTAAGAAACTATGAGAAAGTGTCAGGTCAGCTGGTAAATAATGAGAAGAGTTCTTTCTACTTGCATGAAAAGGTTCCAGCAAGTGTTGTTGGTAGAGTAAAAAGGAATACTGGGATGAGGAAAGGAACTTTTCCATTTATATACTTAGGATGTCCAGTCTTCTATGGAAGAAGAATGATAGTGTATTATGAAGGTTTAATAAAAAAGGTGATGAATAGAGTAATATCTTGGCAAAGCAGGCTACTGTCATTTGGTGGAAGGTATATTTTGATTGCTCATGCTCTGCAGACTATGCCAGTTTATCTGTTATCTGCTATGAATCCATTAAAAGGGGTAATTGAGTAGCTTCACAGGATTTTTGCCAAATTCTTCTGGAGTAATACTACCGGAGTTAAAGGAAAACACTAGGTTGCATGGTAGAAGATGTGTTTCCCAAAGGAGGAGGGAGGTCTTGCATTCAGATCTCTACATGATATCTCAAAAGCTCTTTTTGAAAAACTCTGGTGGAACTTTAGAACATCAGTGTCATTATGGGGTGCTTTCATGGCTAACAAGTACTGCAAAAAACTCCATTCTGTTATTGCACAAGCCAGGGATGCATCTCACGCATGGAAGAAAATAGTAACTGTAAGGGAAGGCATTGAGCACAATATATGGTGATAGATCAAGGCAGGTACATCTACAttctggtttgataactggacaaGACAAAGGGCATTGTTTTTTATGGATAATGAGCACAATATAGAAGATGAGACTGAAGTTAAGGAATATATTCTGAATGGAGAATGGGATCAGCAGAAATTAACCTCGGTTTTGTCAAGTGAAACAGTGGAATACATTGTGGAAAATATCAGTCCTGCTTTGGTGGAGGCTGATAATGATAATTCTTGGTGGTTGGGGGAAAACAACGGTCAATTCTCTATTAAGAGTGCATGGGAAGAGGTAAGGCAAAAACAAGAAACTAGATCAGTGTATAAATTCATATGGTTGACGGGCGTGCCAATAATGATCAACTTCTTCTTTTGTAGACTGTGGAAAGAGAGAATTTCCACTGATGATAATCTTAAGAGGATGCATATCAGTCTTGTATCAAGATGCTGGTGTTGTGAGGATCATAAGCAAGAGACCATGTCTCATTTATTTCTAACATCTCCAACAGCTTTTATGCTCTGGAAACAGTTTGCTTCTTGTGTAGGTTTAAACATAGAAAGGCTGCACCTGCAACAAGTCATAACACTTTGGTGGACAGCTCTTGCATCACGCAAGTTGCATACCATCTTTCAAGCCATTCCTGCTATCCTAGTATGGGAAATATGGAAAATGGGAAATTCTATCAAGCATGGAAGGAATACTACATACAGCAAAATGGTGTATCAAGTTCAGCAAGCCATATATCAGCTGGTCAAAGTGAAACATCCATGGATGAGGAGGCTTCCACCAGATTGGCCTTCTATAGtagtgtcacgacctaaccggagggccgtgacgggcacccggtgctaacccacccgggcacctcttatcatacctttacatttacatctatgTGAGCCATAtactaaatcatacatttctattcatcaatcatactagtcccattggacaacaataccattatatcatcattggcatctatgcccatatcaatgtacataagccgacgaggctaacaaaatgatatccaaaatataggccgacaaggccaaacgcatctaaccatatacacatgtctacgagcctctaaggagagtatgttatatcatataggcgggacaggaccccgctatgcccataaatatatacacaaaagaataagtaccaaaagatttagctccgaaagaaatggagctctgttaTGTAGTCCCcgagtaatgtagctatgaatcaagtctgtctccctggccacctgcgggcataacacagcgtccacaaacaaaaggatgtcagtacgaagaatgtactgagtatgtaaagcatgatcaatatcaatatagaagcataataagcaacataagaaatagcataagatgagagatagtcatatcgtcgtcataagcacttactcgCTTCTCATGGGGACTTTccgtttctaatgcgtgattttgtacatacatcaatattcgtatccgtactcatttacatttcgtatccataatcgtattcatatgcctattcttagtcatattcgtatcatgtccgtattcatactcatatctatatcataaaaatatccatatcatgtacatatccatatcatgtacatatcaatatcatatacatatttatatcatatacatatgttacaccccgtatcttcgaagagcacttatcaaagtTAAAACATAAGTATGTTGATCTAggattaagtaaaaccactttggaataaggagaaagaattattaagtatatttaatgagtgaaggatgtatataaggtataccgaaaggttttataaggaaatgagtggaaggaatgaagtagtacgacttcggagaaagggtgggtaatgttttgtgtaaaaattttggtccaacttggggaatGCATATCTCTTAGcgtatgaagtgttttaaggtgaaacaaaagacTAAGATGAAGGTCATCgaatctagtttccaatgcaacaaaccgcttgtcgatTGGactttggagtagagaattatggacgttacaagttcggctgacagagcagaaacgcgtgctacagtaaaatgctacagtgcccccgaatttgacccttataaaaagggtaagaaccacTTTTTTTCACCTGAGTTTgctagaaatttccagaaatcgGAAGAGAGAGTGAGGGAATCAAAAGTATGCAATTTTcaagtcgcggagtagtggtttaagtccgggtaacgcatgtttgtgattctagtattgttttgtggaagattttagcgtggatattgttgtattaacaagaaaaaaggtatgaatctttctctttttgtattatttaaggcttatttacggagataaagtcgctaaacaatcgtgtagtaagtttgttacttatggaagttggaaaacagcgtgtgggctgttttatgctacatattggtgttggaaattatattattaatattggtattgttgttgttgttgttggttgctgaattgtgatttcgggctaggcatacaaacagaggagatgctgccaaaattttggcagattttaggaagaattatttgaaggcttaggataagtatattaTAATGGGCCTAATcttagtatgaatggtcttatatgtagacttgcgggctcgGAAGGATAAGCGTAGGTAGCTGGTGGCTGAACAGGTATTTTAAGtttcgtccctttctttcaaaggcataattcctatggaattatttcataaatgttttcgtacccttcttgttttcaaaaactaaaagtccatggttcttaaagcttcccATGATGTGGCGGATAAGAATGAATTTATGATGGTGATAACGACAATGATGATTtcgtgttttaagaactcaagtttatgatttcaaagcgagtatgagaatgtggagctacttctagattttctcaattttactcattgatgatgactctacttataaaggctccaaagtgtatgtaaagctatcccttctttctttatggcatgaactacataaagtgagcgaacgactaACATACATGATTCCAATGAACTATAGATCTCAGTGTTACCTGATATGAcggttgtctttgattctcaagtgttggttcattctaattattctattgagtctcagatgatgatttagtttgca
Coding sequences:
- the LOC132628508 gene encoding uncharacterized protein LOC132628508 translates to MMKVLRNYEKVSGQLVNNEKSSFYLHEKVPASVVGRVKRNTGMRKGTFPFIYLGCPVFYGRRMIVYYEGLIKKVMNRVISWQSRLLSFGGRYILIAHALQTMPVYLLSAMNPLKGVIE